From the Cucurbita pepo subsp. pepo cultivar mu-cu-16 chromosome LG05, ASM280686v2, whole genome shotgun sequence genome, one window contains:
- the LOC111795761 gene encoding uncharacterized protein LOC111795761 — translation MDMSNSSSVRVLVRPPPISTSTSSSASQTPLPSRTASPDPSTSLAPSSPSPSLSVARFSDGIVVVGFIGRRPDDSIQLINRVIDSNVFGSGKLDKKLDVEKEEVRDWFKRRRISYHHEEERGILFLQFSSHRGSVFDAEIDYDSAIEEHDFGDLQGMLFMFSVCHVIIYIQEGLRFDTNILKKFRALQSAKHVLTPFIKSRATPPLPSRLHSSSASRSVGSAAVSNNSSPIRSGSILTRNASGISVMSGLGSYTSLFPGQCTPVILFIFIDDFSDGPLASSNVEAIDTISINQSPSSDSMSRPNLPVKGSGSVVVLARPVSKSEGGFRKKLQSSLETQIRFLIKKCRTLSGSETSHAGSRGGSASSSAPLFSLDSSKAVVLVDKSANRTAESLDFATSLVEDVLNGKATSDSLLLESHGQSASREDIVSLREFIYRQSDILRGRGGLVHSTSSGSAGGVGMVAVAAAAAAASAASGKAFTTPELPSMEIWLSSSQQILQGILCAKGGCIDEVEISKRKPRHRHIPSALIEGNALKGLDPLDIAVSWLESGKGLNMKFSTSWSERALPAAKEVYLRDLPACYPTSQHEAHLEKALLAFHSMVKGPAVQHFAKRLEEECKSIWNSGRQLCDAVSLTGKPCMHQRHSTENGDSPSEAMQKTHSSGYVFLHACACGRSRRLRSDPFDFEAANVTFNRFADCDNFLPVFQLPGVSVTGPIQPSSWSLIRVGGAKYYEPSKGLLQSGFYPTQKFLFKWKINTRIRKTPNDLTENIMLHGSLVKSFMDSKVEPNVNVNLKRADVAQLKSGDSQPGIDNERNSSENIAEDKKSISGRGLPNFTLRKPFSEVVAGSSGPDVGFSPLQQRIHSSPGMDKGIKQNKDVNNYERGCVTVDNRGFKNSENIISLSKKSVEISGNEHSDSDSFLRIGTNVVPMNVNSLEKTKNTLLKQTLIYIGFEHECPHGHRFLLNPEHLKELGSSYATIKKSHTPVQGAACNLAGPQRYGKSDCHGKSHDSVSSANATFSSKERNLDKLKDAVSGGSMYSDDQSNCTRRMTSNNLTSVSATVSNSVKDLEKGVKYIGIEDNGSGFFMLNRDLPIFMNCPHCKLSKNEKDPPNVKFSGTISQLQRIFVVTPPFPTVLATHPVIQFEESCLPPSVPGRQQKLQFALGCQVVLPPESFLTLRLPFVYGVQLDDGSLLHLNPLQHQPEATAWIIGGTTLQILSKCGSLDEGFQT, via the exons aTGGACATGTCCAATTCGTCCTCTGTGCGTGTACTTGTCCGGCCACCACCGATATCAACATCCACTTCCTCTTCAGCATCTCAAACGCCTCTCCCTTCTCGTACTGCCTCACCCGATCCCTCTACTTCATTAGCTCCTTCGTCGCCATCTCCGTCGCTTTCTGTTGCTCGTTTTTCCGACGGTATCGTTGTTGTCGGTTTCATTGGCAGGAGACCTGATGATTCGATCCAGCTCATTAATCGAGTTATCGATTCCAATGTGTTTGGGTCTGGTAAATTGGATAAAAAATTGGATGTTGAGAAAGAGGAAGTTAGAGATTGGTTCAAGCGGCGAAGAATTAGTTATCATCATGAGGAGGAGAGAGGCATTCTCTTTTTGCAGTTTTCTTCCCACAGGGGCTCTGTGTTCGATGCCGAAATCGATTATGATTCGGCGATTGAAGAACATGATTTTGGGGATCTTCAGGGAATGCTTTTTATGTTCTCT GTCTGCCATGTAATCATATATATTCAAGAGGGGTTGCGGTTTGAtactaatattttgaaaaaatttagagcGCTGCAATCTGCTAAGCACGTATTAACTCCATTTATAAAATCTCGAGCTACACCACCATTGCCATCTAGGCTGCATTCTTCATCTGCTTCACGATCTGTTGGTTCAGCAGCCGTGTCTAACAACTCTTCTCCCATTAGAAGTGGTTCTATATTAACACGCAATGCTTCCGGCATCTCTGTCATGTCAGGTTTAGGTTCATATACCTCATTGTTTCCTGGACAGTGTACTCCAGtcatactttttatttttattgatgacttctcAGATGGCCCGTTGGCTAGTTCTAATGTGGAGGCAATAGATACAATATCAATTAATCAGTCTCCAAGTTCAGACAGTATGTCCAGGCCAAATTTACCAGTTAAAGGTTCTGGATCTGTAGTTGTGCTTGCCCGTCCTGTGAGCAAATCAGAAGGTGGTTTCAGGAAGAAATTGCAGTCATCTCTTGAAACACAAATTCGCTTTCTAATCAAGAAATGTCGAACGCTTTCTGGTTCTGAGACCAGTCATGCAGGGTCTAGAGGTGGAAGTGCCTCAAGTTCTGCACCTTTGTTTTCACTTGATTCATCAAAAGCCGTTGTTCTGGTGGACAAGTCTGCAAATAGGACAGCTGAGTCTCTGGACTTTGCCACAAGCCTCGTGGAAGATGTTTTGAATGGAAAAGCTACTTCAGATTCTCTTCTGCTTGAAAGTCATGGTCAAAGTGCTAGCAGAGAGGATATAGTATCTCTAAGGGAATTTATCTATCGGCAGTCAGACATTCTAAGGGGTAGAGGGGGGCTGGTGCATAGTACAAGCAGTGGTTCAGCTGGTGGGGTTGGCATGGTcgctgttgctgctgctgcagctGCCGCATCAGCTGCATCTGGAAAAGCCTTTACCACTCCTGAGCTTCCTAGTATGGAGATTTGGTTATCTTCAAGTCAACAGATTCTCCAGGGAATTCTTTGTGCAAAAGGTGGTTGCATAGATGAAGTGGAAATCAGTAAACGAAAACCACGTCACCGGCACATTCCTTCTGCGTTGATTGAGGGAAATGCTTTGAAGGGTCTGGATCCTTTAGATATTGCTGTATCTTGGTTGGAAAGTGGTAAAGGTTTAAATATGAAGTTTTCAACTTCATGGAGTGAAAGAGCATTACCAGCTGCAAAGGAGGTTTATCTAAGAGATTTACCTGCTTGTTACCCCACTTCACAGCATGAAGCCCACTTAGAGAAGGCTTTGCTTGCTTTCCATTCAATGGTTAAGGGACCTGCAGTGCAACATTTTGCCAAAAGGTTGGAGGAAGAATGCAAATCCATTTGGAATTCTGGGAGGCAGCTGTGTGATGCCGTTAGTCTGACAGGAAAACCATGTATGCATCAAAGACATAGCACAGAGAATGGAGATTCACCTTCAGAAGCCATGCAAAAAACTCATTCAAGTGGATATGTCTTCCTACATGCTTGTGCTTGTGGCCGTTCACGACGACTACGATCTgatccttttgattttgaagcaGCAAATGTCACTTTCAACCGTTTTGCTGACTGTGACAATTTTCTTCCAGTTTTCCAGTTACCAGGAGTAAGCGTAACAGGACCCATTCAGCCATCATCATGGTCTCTGATTCGAGTTGGTGGTGCAAAGTACTACGAACCTTCAAAAGGTTTACTCCAGAGTGGTTTCTATCCCACTCAAAAGTTCCTATTCAAATGGAAAATTAATACCAGAATAAGGAAGACTCCAAATGATTTAACGGAGAATATAATGCTGCATGGCTCTTTAGTTAAGTCATTCATGGACTCTAAGGTTGAACCTAATGTAAATGTAAACTTGAAGAGGGCAGATGTAGCACAACTGAAGTCGGGGGATTCACAGCCTGGGATTGATAATGAGAGAAATTCCTCAGAAAACATAGCTGAAGACAAAAAAAGCATAAGTGGCAGAGGTCTTCCCAACTTTACCCTGCGAAAACCTTTTTCTGAGGTTGTAGCCGGATCTTCAGGTCCAGATGTTGGATTTTCACCTCTCCAGCAGAGGATACACTCTTCACCAGGTATGGATAAGGgcatcaaacaaaataaggaTGTTAATAATTATGAACGAGGCTGTGTTACTGTTGATAACCGTGGCTTCAAGAActctgaaaatattattagtctttcaaaaaaatcagTTGAGATTAGCGGCAATGAGCATTCAGATAGTGACTCCTTTCTGCGGATAGGTACTAATGTAGTTCCTATGAATGTAAATAGtcttgaaaaaacaaaaaacactcTTCTGAAGCAAACACTTATATATATTGGCTTTGAGCACGAATGCCCTCATGGACACCGTTTCTTACTAAACCCTGAGCATCTTAAGGAACTTGGATCATCATATGcaacaattaaaaaatctcATACTCCTGTGCAAGGTGCTGCATGCAATCTAGCTGGTCCTCAGAGATATGGTAAAAGTGATTGTCATGGTAAATCTCATGATAGTGTTAGTTCAGCAAATGCAACGTTCTCAAGTAAGGAGAGAAATTTAGATAAGTTAAAGGATGCGGTGAGTGGTGGCAGCATGTATTCAGATGATCAGTCAAACTGCACTagaaggatgacatcaaacaATCTGACATCTGTTAGTGCAACGGTTTCCAATTCTGTAAAAGACCTTGAGAAAGGTGTTAAGTATATTGGCATTGAGGACAATGGATCTGGTTTTTTCATGTTGAATCGAGACCTACCAATTTTCATGAACTGCCCACATTGCAAGCTCTCTAAGAATGAGAAAGATCCCCCAAATGTTAAGTTCTCTGGCACGATATCTCAACTTCAAAGGATCTTTGTG GTGACGCCTCCCTTTCCGACAGTGCTGGCTACACATCCAGTGATACAATTTGAG GAGTCTTGCCTGCCCCCCTCTGTTCCTGGACGACAGCAGAAACTGCAGTTCGCACTTGGATGTCAAGTAGTCTTGCCCCCCGAGAGTTTTCTGACACTTAGGCTTCCATTTGTTTATGGAGTGCAactggatgatggaagtcttCTCCATCTTAACCCTCTTCAGCATCAACCTGAAGCGACTGCTTGGATAATTGGGGGCACAACATTGCAGATCCTGTCAAAGTGTGGCAGTCTGGATGAGGGATTTCaaacataa
- the LOC111795762 gene encoding superoxide dismutase [Cu-Zn], chloroplastic, with amino-acid sequence MQAVLAAMAAQSLISASPSTYIQVSPFSISSPPPSLISSFHGASLKLPRHSLSLAASVAPKPFVVVAATKKAVAVLKGTSNVEGVVTLTQEDDGPTTVNVRITGLTEGLHGFHLHEYGDTTNGCISTGPHFNPNKLTHGAPEDEIRHAGDLGNIVAKADGVAEATIVDNQIPLSGPNSVVGRAFVVHELADDLGKGGHELSSTTGNAGGRLACGVVGLTPV; translated from the exons ATGCAAGCAGTTCTCGCAGCCATGGCGGCGCAATCCCTCATCTCTGCCTCCCCTTCCACCTACATCCAAGTGTCCCccttctcaatttcttccccTCCGCCTTCCCTAATCTCCTCCTTCCATGGCGCCTCTCTCAAGCTACCTCGCCACTCCCTCTCCCTAGCAGCCTCCGTCGCCCCCAAGCCTTTTGTTGTCGTTGCCGCTACAAAGAAAGCCGTCGCCGTTCTCAAGGGTACTTCCAATGTTGAAGGCGTCGTCACGCTGACCCAAGAAGACGATG GTCCAACAACAGTAAATGTTCGTATTACCGGGCTCACGGAAGGGCTTCATGGATTCCATCTT CATGAGTATGGAGACACAACAAATGGATGCATTTCTACAG GACCACATTTCAATCCTAATAAGTTAACTCATGGAGCTCCTGAGGACGAAATCCGTCATGCGGGTGACCTGGGAAACATTGTTGCCAAGGCTGATG GAGTAGCGGAGGCAACCATTGTAGATAATCAG ATTCCTCTCAGTGGCCCCAACTCCGTAGTTGGAAGAGCCTTTGTGGTACATGAGCTTGCGGATGATCTTGGAAAAG GAGGTCATGAACTCAGTTCAACCACAGGCAACGCTGGTGGAAGATTGGCATGTG GTGTCGTCGGGCTGACTCCCGTGTAA
- the LOC111795763 gene encoding zinc finger protein ZAT5-like: protein METPQEFMGSNDQIHIIPVKSHRNKRMKLLSGGADATSSSSCGGGGAGDEFAASSSVSDEVSTEEEEDMANCLILLAQGDTHRRPSQITNKRLNFEKPKAGFYVYECKTCNRSFPSFQALGGHRASHKKPKPITAVEESEEPQQVNKAIPIAAAAAVQIPIKTETTTNSQTQKSGKIHECSICGLEFSSGQALGGHMRRHRTTAVSTNTDQHDHKRRNILELDLNLPAPEEDLRETKFQFTTTPQAIVFAAPTLVDCHY, encoded by the coding sequence ATGGAAACCCCACAAGAGTTTATGGGATCTAACGATCAAATTCATATAATTCCGGTTAAATCCCACCGGAACAAACGTATGAAGCTTCTTTCCGGCGGTGCTGATGCtacttcctcctcctcttgtggcggcggcggcgccGGAGATGAGTTTGCTGCCTCTTCTTCTGTCTCCGACGAGGTTAGTAccgaggaggaggaggatatGGCCAattgtttgattcttttgGCTCAAGGAGATACCCACCGCCGGCCGAGCCAAATTACAAACAAAAGGCTGAATTTTGAGAAGCCCAAAGCTGGATTTTATGTTTATGAGTGCAAGACTTGTAATCGGAGCTTCCCTTCTTTTCAAGCCCTCGGCGGGCATCGTGCTAGCCACAAAAAGCCTAAGCCGATCACTGCCGTGGAAGAATCAGAAGAGCCACAACAAGTCAACAAGGCTATCCCgatcgccgccgccgccgccgtccaAATTCCGATCAAGACAGAGACAACAACAAATTCCCAAACACAAAAGTCGGGGAAAATTCACGAGTGTTCTATATGTGGATTGGAATTCAGTTCAGGACAAGCATTGGGAGGACACATGAGAAGACACAGAACAACCGCCGTGTCGACAAACACCGACCAACATGATCATAAGCGACGGAACATTCTAGAGCTGGATCTGAACCTGCCGGCGCCGGAGGAGGATCTCCGGGAGACAAAGTTTCAATTTACGACAACCCCACAAGCAATAGTGTTCGCAGCTCCAACACTTGTGGATTGTCACTATTGA